In one window of Nicotiana tabacum cultivar K326 chromosome 12, ASM71507v2, whole genome shotgun sequence DNA:
- the LOC107788516 gene encoding WD40 repeat-containing protein HOS15 isoform X1, with the protein MISITSSELNYLVFRYLQESGFTHSAFALGYEAGINKSTIDGNLVPPGALVTFLQKGIQYLELEANLSNDDTDTDEDFQFLQPIDLITKDVYELQKIIKEKKEKLRQDKPRGKDKDNNVHEREHGREPAREREKEKQLKEKEQDRDREREKIEKDKEREKNKDKEKPREDPMDVKANGDKDVVTHEENGKAADPEPMEVCTSSTSLPCEIPSSDVLVLDGHTSEVFACAWSPDGSLLASGSGDSTARIWTIGDGPCHSRMQNGPVNVMVLKHFKGRTNEKSKDVTTLEWNGEGNLLATGSYDGQARIWNRDGELVNTLIKHKGPIFSLKWNKKGDYLLSGSVDKTAIVWDVKSGEWKQQFEFHSAPTLDVDWRNNNSFATCSTDNMIYVCKVGESRPVKTFSGHQSEVNAIKWDPSGSLLASCSDDTTAKIWSVKQDACVHDFKEHAKEIYTIRWSPTGPGTSNPNQQLLLASASFDSTVKLWDVELGRLLHSLNGHRDPVYSVAFSPNSEYLATGSLDRCLNIWSVKEAKIIKTYSGNGGIFEVCWNKEGNKVAACFADNVVCVFDVRI; encoded by the exons ATGATTTCTATTACCTCATCGGAGCTTAACTACCTCGTTTTCCGGTACCTTCAAGAATCAG GGTTTACGCATTCAGCATTTGCTTTAGGATATGAGGCGGGGATTAATAAGAGCACAATAGATGGAAATTTAGTTCCCCCTGGTGCTCTGGTTACCTTTCTACAAAAGGGAATTCAATATCTTGAATTGGAAGCAAATTTGAGCAAT GATGACACAGATACGGATGAAGACTTCCAGTTTTTACAACCCATTGATCTTATCACGAAGGATGTATATGAGctgcaaaaaataataaaagaaaaaaaggaaaagcttCGGCAAGATAAGCCTAGGGGAAAAGACAAGGATAACAATGTCCATGAGAGGGAGCATGGACGAGAACCTGCTAGAGAAAGGGAGAAGGAAAAACAATTGAAGGAAAAAGAGCAAGATCGAGatcgagagagagagaaaattgagaaggataaggagagagagaaaaataaggacaaagaaaaaccacGCGAGGATCCCATGGACGTGAAAGCCAATGGAGATAAAGATGTTGTCACGCATGAGGAGAATGGAAAGGCTGCTG ATCCGGAGCCAATGGAGGTTTGCACAAGCTCTACCTCGCTGCCATGTGAAATCCCGAGTTCTGATGTACTGGTTTTGGATGGGCATACATCCGAG GTCTTTGCATGTGCCTGGAGTCCAGACGGTTCACTTCTTGCATCTGG GTCTGGAGATTCTACTGCTAGAATTTGGACAATTGGAGATGGTCCTTGTCATTCTCGTATGCAAAATGGGCCTGTAAATGTCATGGTATTGAAGCATTTTAAAGGTCGAACAAACGAGAAAAGCAAGGATGTCACAACACTCGAGTGGAAT GGCGAGGGAAACCTACTAGCAACGGGTTCTTATGATGGTCAAGCTAGAATCTGGAACCGAGATG GGGAACTGGTAAATACTCTAATCAAACATAAAGGGCCAATCTTCTCGTTGAAGTGGAATAAGAAAGGTGATTATCTCCTTAGTGGTAGTGTAGACAAAACTGCCATTGTGTGGGATGTAAAGTCAGGCGAATGGAAGCAGCAATTTGAATTTCATTCAG CTCCGACTCTTGATGTTGATTGGCGAAACAACAATTCCTTTGCAACCTGCTCCACTGATAACATGATTTATGTTTGTAAAGTTGGAGAGAGTCGGCCTGTCAAAACTTTTTCGGGGCATCAG AGTGAAGTCAATGCAATCAAGTGGGACCCCTCAGGCTCCTTGTTGGCATCGTGCTCTGATGACACCACGGCTAAG ATATGGAGCGTGAAACAAGATGCCTGCGTGCATGATTTCAAAGAACATGCCAAG GAGATCTATACCATCAGATGGAGTCCAACAGGCCCTGGTACGAGCAACCCAAATCAACAGTTGTTGCTGGCCAG TGCCTCTTTTGACTCCACAGTGAAGCTATGGGATGTAGAACTTGGCCGTCTCCTTCACAGTCTGAATGGCCATAG GGATCCCGTTTATTCTGTTGCATTTAGCCCAAACAGCGAGTACTTGGCAACCGGGTCATTGGATAGATGCTTGAACATATGGTCTGTGAAAGAGGCCAAGATCATAAAAACTTACAGTGGAAATGGTGGAATCTTTGAAGTGTGCTGGAACAAGGAAGGCAACAAGGTTGCAGCTTGTTTTGCGGACAATGTGGTCTGTGTCTTTGATGTTCGGATATAG
- the LOC107788516 gene encoding WD40 repeat-containing protein HOS15 isoform X2, producing MQDDTDTDEDFQFLQPIDLITKDVYELQKIIKEKKEKLRQDKPRGKDKDNNVHEREHGREPAREREKEKQLKEKEQDRDREREKIEKDKEREKNKDKEKPREDPMDVKANGDKDVVTHEENGKAADPEPMEVCTSSTSLPCEIPSSDVLVLDGHTSEVFACAWSPDGSLLASGSGDSTARIWTIGDGPCHSRMQNGPVNVMVLKHFKGRTNEKSKDVTTLEWNGEGNLLATGSYDGQARIWNRDGELVNTLIKHKGPIFSLKWNKKGDYLLSGSVDKTAIVWDVKSGEWKQQFEFHSAPTLDVDWRNNNSFATCSTDNMIYVCKVGESRPVKTFSGHQSEVNAIKWDPSGSLLASCSDDTTAKIWSVKQDACVHDFKEHAKEIYTIRWSPTGPGTSNPNQQLLLASASFDSTVKLWDVELGRLLHSLNGHRDPVYSVAFSPNSEYLATGSLDRCLNIWSVKEAKIIKTYSGNGGIFEVCWNKEGNKVAACFADNVVCVFDVRI from the exons ATGCAGGATGACACAGATACGGATGAAGACTTCCAGTTTTTACAACCCATTGATCTTATCACGAAGGATGTATATGAGctgcaaaaaataataaaagaaaaaaaggaaaagcttCGGCAAGATAAGCCTAGGGGAAAAGACAAGGATAACAATGTCCATGAGAGGGAGCATGGACGAGAACCTGCTAGAGAAAGGGAGAAGGAAAAACAATTGAAGGAAAAAGAGCAAGATCGAGatcgagagagagagaaaattgagaaggataaggagagagagaaaaataaggacaaagaaaaaccacGCGAGGATCCCATGGACGTGAAAGCCAATGGAGATAAAGATGTTGTCACGCATGAGGAGAATGGAAAGGCTGCTG ATCCGGAGCCAATGGAGGTTTGCACAAGCTCTACCTCGCTGCCATGTGAAATCCCGAGTTCTGATGTACTGGTTTTGGATGGGCATACATCCGAG GTCTTTGCATGTGCCTGGAGTCCAGACGGTTCACTTCTTGCATCTGG GTCTGGAGATTCTACTGCTAGAATTTGGACAATTGGAGATGGTCCTTGTCATTCTCGTATGCAAAATGGGCCTGTAAATGTCATGGTATTGAAGCATTTTAAAGGTCGAACAAACGAGAAAAGCAAGGATGTCACAACACTCGAGTGGAAT GGCGAGGGAAACCTACTAGCAACGGGTTCTTATGATGGTCAAGCTAGAATCTGGAACCGAGATG GGGAACTGGTAAATACTCTAATCAAACATAAAGGGCCAATCTTCTCGTTGAAGTGGAATAAGAAAGGTGATTATCTCCTTAGTGGTAGTGTAGACAAAACTGCCATTGTGTGGGATGTAAAGTCAGGCGAATGGAAGCAGCAATTTGAATTTCATTCAG CTCCGACTCTTGATGTTGATTGGCGAAACAACAATTCCTTTGCAACCTGCTCCACTGATAACATGATTTATGTTTGTAAAGTTGGAGAGAGTCGGCCTGTCAAAACTTTTTCGGGGCATCAG AGTGAAGTCAATGCAATCAAGTGGGACCCCTCAGGCTCCTTGTTGGCATCGTGCTCTGATGACACCACGGCTAAG ATATGGAGCGTGAAACAAGATGCCTGCGTGCATGATTTCAAAGAACATGCCAAG GAGATCTATACCATCAGATGGAGTCCAACAGGCCCTGGTACGAGCAACCCAAATCAACAGTTGTTGCTGGCCAG TGCCTCTTTTGACTCCACAGTGAAGCTATGGGATGTAGAACTTGGCCGTCTCCTTCACAGTCTGAATGGCCATAG GGATCCCGTTTATTCTGTTGCATTTAGCCCAAACAGCGAGTACTTGGCAACCGGGTCATTGGATAGATGCTTGAACATATGGTCTGTGAAAGAGGCCAAGATCATAAAAACTTACAGTGGAAATGGTGGAATCTTTGAAGTGTGCTGGAACAAGGAAGGCAACAAGGTTGCAGCTTGTTTTGCGGACAATGTGGTCTGTGTCTTTGATGTTCGGATATAG
- the LOC107788519 gene encoding putative cyclin-A3-1, with the protein MKKQEKEAIMADLENCGRVTRLAKKRAAEAMASQQQQQPSKKRVVLGEIQNFSNVGVSQIKGLDTQPKKPKSKQQQSKRKLKKAVTSKIVKEELNVDNVDANYDDPQMCSAYVSDIYDYLRKMEIEEKRRPLPDYLEKVQKDLSANMRGVLVDWLVEVAEEYKLLSDTLYLAVSYIDRFLSTNFITRQKLQLLGVSSMLISAKYEEISPPHVEDFCYITDNTYTKEEVVKMEADVLKTLNFEMGNPTVKTFLRRFTGVAQEDYKSPNLQLEFLGYCLAELSILDYSCVKYLPSLLAAAVVFLSRFTLQPNTHPWSLALEQYSGYKAADLKECVLILHDLQLSRRGGSLVAVRDKYKQHKFKCVSSLTSPVEIPASFFEDTRQL; encoded by the exons ATGAAGAAGCAAGAGAAAGAGGCAATAATGGCGGATTTAGAAAATTGTGGCAGAGTTACACGGCTAGCCAAGAAAAGAGCAGCAGAAGCTATGGCctcacagcaacaacaacagcctaGTAAGAAACGGGTTGTTTTGGGTGAGATTCAGAATTTTTCTAATGTGGGTGTGAGTCAAATTAAGGGTTTGGACACTCAGCCTAAAAAACCCAAATCGAAGCAGCAGCAATCTAAGAGGAAACTGAAAAAGGCCGTGACTAGTAAAATTGTTAAGGAGGAGTTGAATGTGGATAATGTTGATGCTAATTACGATGACCCTCAGATGTGTAGTGCTTATGTTTCTGATATATATGATTATCTTCGTAAAATGGAG ATTGAGGAAAAGAGGAGACCTTTGCCTGATTACTTAGAGAAAGTTCAGAAGGATTTGAGTGCAAACATGAGAGGGGTATTAGTTGATTGGCTAGTGGAAGTTGCAGAGGAATACAAGCTACTTTCAGACACTTTGTATCTTGCTGTTTCCTACATCGATAGATTCTTATCAACGAATTTCATCACCAGGCAAAAGCTACAGCTTTTAGGTGTTTCGTCAATGCTCATTTCTGC GAAGTATGAGGAGATTAGTCCACCACATGTTGAAGATTTTTGTTACATAACGGACAATACATATACTAAGGAAGAGGTGGTGAAAATGGAAGCTGATGTGCTTAAAACACTCAATTTTGAGATGGGAAATCCTACAGTGAAAACATTTCTCAGAAGATTTACTGGGGTTGCTCAAGAAGATTATAAAAGCCCTAATTTGCAgttggagttcttaggctattGCCTAGCGGAGTTAAGCATATTGGATTATAGCTGTGTGAAATACTTACCTTCTTTGCTGGCTGCTGCCGTGGTATTCCTTTCGAGGTTTACACTACAACCTAATACACATCCTTGGAGTTTGGCTCTTGAACAATATTCGGGATATAAAGCAGCAGATTTGAAGGAATGTGTTCTTATCTTACACGACTTGCAATTAAGTAGAAGAGGAGGCTCTTTGGTGGCTGTGAGGGACAAATATAAGCAGCATAAG TTTAAATGTGTGTCATCATTGACCTCTCCAGTGGAAATACCAGCTTCATTCTTTGAAGATACAAGACAATTGTAA